The Camelina sativa cultivar DH55 chromosome 16, Cs, whole genome shotgun sequence sequence TAATTTTCTAGGTTTTGCTCCTACTTTTAAATTTTAGGTAGACAAGATTCTAttatgaagtaaaaaaaaagctttcgcCTTCACATTTATCTCATACTTCTTATTCTATTAGGTTATTGTGCggacaaatttaaattttatttttatccatCATGTTAATTGATtcatattctttatttttggtCCATAATATTTATTATCCACTATGATATTTTTGTCTACtatctagaaaaaaatatatatttcgtctactttaaatattattttttattatgcattgtttatctatttaaagtgttacaaatgtatatatatatatatgttttaatggacaatttataaataatgtttatcatttatttgtttccaaGACTACAACACACTAACTTAAACGTGGTGGACAAACTTAagtcaaatataattattatttgcaGGATAAATATTGTCCACAACTTATATTttgtctattatatatatagttaattattaatGTTGGGTCAATGTTGTAGCCAAAAGCCAAATTTCAGTGGAAGAGATGAAAGCTATTAACGTCATTTAACCTACCATCATGGTCCATCATCACTACCAAATTTTTTGAAACCTGGTCCTGACCGGTTAAACCGGCGCGAACTCtgatccaaatttttttatctaaaacatATCAGTTCCGATCCGGTTTATGATATCATGATCATAGATCGACCTGTagatcattgtaaatttttcaCGAAAACATACCTTAGAAATTTAGTCTCAATCAGCTTCATTGTAAATTTCAACCattaattctcatattttgcagtttttttttatatacatttatagtttttatccgttatattttcaaaaaatggattttttttttcatattttcacaatTCAACTATGTTGGGATAAAGAAACTATGGTTGAATCATATTTTCaactagaaaataatataaacattaaacagGAAGTTAACAATTTACGTGAAATCATGCAAACTGCTTAACAATGTTAATCAATTGTAAAATTATCTCAAAGTAGATTTTACGTTAATATATAGAACCAAAACAACGTCATTTTGGATTgaactgaaaattttaaatattaagcAAAACgatattatttctattttagcacttgtttttttctttttctttttccattttttctctaAACATTGGAAGTTTAGATTTATTTACGTTAGATTCAGTAATTatcatcaaattcaaagttACTAATAATAAATCTTAGTGAAGAAGATTTGAAAGTCGGAAGTAGACAACCGTACGTATTTAAAAACAAGGTAatagttggaaaaaaaaaatctgtaatcGTTAAGAAAAACACTTTATTTTAGTTACGATCATCAAATCATAGTCTTAACTTTGAACTTATACGTATCGAGAACTAGGACTAGGAGttgctttttcttttagtttcacGTGGATATAAAAAGAATTTAGTAAAGCATGTGTCATGTGTGTGAGGTCAATCTctataactaacataaattaatgGTATCATATATCCTCCCTATAGCTATGCAAGGATGCTAGAGATTAAGATGACGACTTGATTAATCATCGTCACTCATTTTTAATTGGTTCTTTAAAAATGCTAGAGCGTTTGCGTCATCTGATCATCCTAATCTTCCTATCTTTTAATCCGATCTTTTTTGTCCCATGCCCAATATAGTAAGTAAAATGGCTTGGTTAATGTATTGAAAATTGAATAAATGATTCGTGTGCGGTGTGCCCTTGGAAATTTAGTAATAATTTAGGTACACttgcatgtaaaaaaaaaaatagcttttgGGGTTAATTTGTGAAAATGGCATCTTTTGATTATCCACTAAAAACGTAGCtagtttcttaaaattttgtagAAAATGCGTCATTGTTTATCAAAGATTCGGTAACTCTTACTTCTTATAAAAGATCATGAATTAACCAGAACGAACAGCTAATAATAATTCCAAACTATAACTAGAcccatgaaaataaattaattcgaTCGTGATGATGGTCATGATTCATGaacttgttttttattttattttatcctcTTTCCCACTTTAAGCTAGAACGTTCCTTCGCATCTTCGTTACAACACCTTTTTCAAGAAACTTGTATCCAATCTGAACAGAGCTTCTGGGagtttttgacaaaatataGTAAAGAAAGATTTAATCACCCAATTAGGAAACGGTAATGACACTATTAGATAAGAACATGCGTAATTAGTGACAAACTAAGTATTTGTTTAATCAGAAATCCACGGTGGCGCGTGGGTGTATGCCCTCCACAATCCTTATCCTCAATGACtttttatgtgaaaacgataTACGTCATCAGGAGCCAAAAAAATTGGACCCCCAAACCTTATAGCATGCCACGTTTCTTCCAAGATTAAGACAAAGAATGGTCTTCACACGATTTCTTTTGCAATACAAATTCTCAAGTACTTCTCCTTAATtactagttttgttttttttttttagcaaaatgGATATTCTATAAAACTATAGCGACTAAtatagagagaaaaacaaaattacttaaGAATTATTGAGGTTCACAAAATTAGTCTACATCTTATATCAAACTAAGAAAATAatccatttatatataaaaaacaaactgCATGTATATCATAATCTTTGTAAACTAAACCCTGATATCTAAATCTTAACCCTAGCATCCTATATTTTAActccaaaaaataaattataaatcaaaaaccaaaaatctgaTCTCCTTCATATTGAACACATTATAGcctatttttgaatttaaaacgATGAAAAGAAATCCTTAATCGTCCTGTGGTTTTCCAGcagtgaaacaaacaaatatcatattaaaGAACAAAATTTGGCTAGATGGCACTAAATTGTAAGAAACTGATGAacttgaagaatgaagaagttACTGGAATATAAGTAATGCAATATAAAGTTATTGATAATGATGGATATATTTTGTCATGTAACGTAAACTATCGTGTAGATGATAATGTTGCATATGACTTTTGATAGTTGGGCTTACATTTTGGATAAATGGATAGGAGTAGACAAAGATAGGAGCAAAGCAAGCAATAATAGCGAAACGAAAGAACGAATATTTTGAGAAATAGGACAAAAGTATATAATTCTGCTTGAAATGGAGATTCACCTAAATACTAATACTAAAGCCATGCAATGCATCCAAACAAATCAGTGGTCAAGCACACTCAAACTCAATTATATGTCTTACTAAGACCCCTTTAAGATTCCCACAAACAAAAGCTATTTTCTATATTACCGGATAATTCTGACTTAATTTCCCCACACAACAAATGTTTAATGAAAACTTTATGAATAATTAAACTTCTATGTCACATGTTTAGACGTGGAGAATAATACTCTGATTTTTTCcatctaaatcaaaatattaataaactcGTTTTTAACCGTGGCTGTTTGAGGACCATTTgccaaaatttagaatattagAAAAACAATAGGATAGGGATAATATAGGACATTAGACTATTGTAAAGGACAAAATGAAGTATTATTTAAATTGTACCAAGTACTAACCAATAAGAAAGAAGTGACGCACAGTAAAACGACAAAAAAGCTCAAGCATAAAAACCCCAACCTTCTCTGCTTTCTAAACATTtcaagaacattaaaaaaaaaaaaaaaaccaaacacaaaagaaaaacaaaactagttTCTGTTCGATTAGAGTTCTCTTAAgctgtcttaaaaaaaaaatcatggaagTAAACTCCAGCTCTTCGCTCCCTCCAGGCTTCAGATTTCATCCTACCGATGAAGAACTCATCGTTTACTATCTTCGAAACCAGACCATGTCCAAACCATGCCCTGTCTCCATCATCCCAGAAGTCGATATCTACAAGTTCGACCCATGGCAATTACCTGGTTAGAACCGGTTATTTCTCAATACAAATCTATTTTAGATGCTTATGGTTTGGTTGATGTTATTGTTAACTCTCTCCTCtatgattcttttttctttttgtgaaatttaCAGAGAAGACAGAGTTTGGTGAAAATGAGTGGTACTTCTTCAGCCCTAGAGAACGAAAGTATCCAAACGGAGTCAGACCAAACCGGGCTGCTGTTTCCGGTTATTGGAAAGCAACCGGTACAGACAAAGCCATTCACAGCGGCACGAGTAACGTAGGTGTCAAGAAAGCTCTCGTCTTCTACAAAGGCAGGCCTCCCAAAGGGATCAAAACTGACTGGATCATGCACGAGTATCGTCTCCACGACTCACGTAAAGCATCAACGAAACGTAGCGGTTCGATGAGGGTACGTAACATAAATTGATgagaaaacaattttagtatttttatcaCAATTAACTTGGTTtgttaaaaaatgttttacatatttttgcaGTTAGATGAATGGGTGCTGTGTAGGATATACAAGAAGAGAGGAGCAGGGAGGCTTCTGGATGAGAAAGAGAGTTTCGTCGACGAAGTACTAATGAATGAGGCAACAGTTGTTGTAGACGACGAAGTAGAGAGAAGAAATGAGGAAGAGATAACGATGATGACGTCGACGACGAAACTCCCGAGAACGTGTTCGTTGGCTCATTTGTTGGAGATGGATTACATGGGACCCATATCTCACATTTTAACAGATAATTTTAGTCAGTtggatcatcatcttcatcaacctgATTCGGAGTCTGGTTGGTTCGGGGATCTACAGTTTAACCAAGACGAGATCTTGAATCATCATCGTCAAGCTATGTTTAAGTTTTAGTCATTGTGGGTTTTAGTTCAAAAAGAATATGTGCTTTGAATGTTACTTTGGTagatattttgttagttttgggTACACAAGAAAAAGtgtaaaatataactaaaagaCCCTAATgcgattttatatatttttccttatcatatatatgaatgtgAAATACAAACTTTGGTTAATTAAAACACTGTTTCAGCATGAATTTACTAACTAATAATGAACAAAAGATTCTTGTTTCATATGTcgaaaatataaacaaaagacttTGGTACTATTAAATGTTGTTATTAAAATGATGAAATGAGAGACTAAGATTACGTTAACTTGGAATGATAAAGTCGAAGACGTGTGGCGGAACCAACGCCAGATACAATGCATTTTGGGTACTTATCGTTGTCGTTTTGTTAGATAACGAATGTTATATATGTCATCATCGTACTTTTAAAAACCTCAGTTTTGATTCAGTCTGCGCATGTCTCAAACATAATGGATAGGAACTTGCATCAAAATTAAAGAGTAATTAGATGTGGGTCCTTTTTTGCTGGTTGGTTTCAACTTGACCGGTTTAAGTGAACCAAACATGGTTTACAGAAACCAAGAAACCAGACTAGTTCTTACAAAGAACACACCAAAGAAGTGAAGTCAAAGAaggcataaaaataaaaagactgtTAGTTGAGTAGTAGATTGCTCATATGCTTTGGCtgatcaagaaacaaaaccagaTAGAGATATAATAAACTCCATAAATGAATTTTTCTTAGAACTTAATTTTTCAGATTCAAagaagtaaaattaaaaatgtcgATGTGTTTGGTTGTAGCTTGCATGGTGACATCATGGATCTTCTTGCACATATGGGGACAAAGGAACAAGAGTGGCCCAAAGACTTGGCCTTTGGTTGGAGCAGCGATCGAACAGTTAACCAATTTTGATCGAATGCACGATTGGCTCGTTGAGTATCTTTACAAATCAAGAACAGTTGTGGTTCCTATGCCATTCACTACCTATACGTACATAGCAGATCCCATCAATGTCGAATACGTCCTCAAAACCAATTTCTCCAATTACCCTAAggtgaacaaaaaaacacaactctTTTTGTATCAATAAATTGGCATATTTGTGTAGTAACTTTCATTAATGTTTTGTTGTGTGATAAGGGAGAGACTTACCATTCATATATGGAAGTTCTTTTGGGAGATGGTATTTTCAATTCAGATGGAGAGCTTTggaggaaacagaggaaaaccGCAAGTTTCGAATTCGCTTCCAAGAATCTCAGAGATTTCAGTACAGTAGTGTTTAAAGAGTATAGTCTCAAGCTATTCAATATCCTTTCCCAAGCATCTTTTAAAGACCAACAAGTAGATATGCAAGTAAGAATCCATCAATCCAATCAAATCTTTAGTAATCTTAGTAAACAGAACATGCTACATTGTTAATTATCCtctttttttgatattttggctTTAGGAATTGTTGATGAGAATGACTCTAGACTCCATATGTAAAGTGGGATTTGGTGTGGAGATTGGGACATTAGCTCCAGAGTTACCAGAGAATCGGTTTGCTAAGGCTTTCGATACCGCGAATATCATCGTAACACTTCGTTTCATAGATCCTCTTTGGAAGTTGAAAAAGTTCCTTAACATAGGCTCTGAGGCATTGCTTGGTAAAAGCATAAAAGTGGTCAATGATTTCACCTATTCAgtcataagaagaagaaaagcagagTTATTAGAGGCACAAAAATCTCCTgccaacaacaataacaacaaggTATAACATTGTTACAACTCAAAATATGAACTTGTCACAAAGTAGTAACattaatttttctcaaaatccTATGCATGTAATCAGATCAAGCATGATATACTCTCGAGGTTCATTGAGATAAGTGACGATCCAGATAGCAAAGAAACTGAGAAAAGCCTAAGAGATATTGTCCTCAACTTTGTAATAGCTGGAAGAGATACAACAGCAACAACTCTCACTTGGGCTATATACATGATAATGATGAATGAACATGTCGCTGAGAAACTTTACTCAGAGCTACAAGAActcgaaagagaaagagaagaagagattcaCACACCATCGCGTCATTACGAAACA is a genomic window containing:
- the LOC104750785 gene encoding NAC transcription factor 29-like; translated protein: MEVNSSSSLPPGFRFHPTDEELIVYYLRNQTMSKPCPVSIIPEVDIYKFDPWQLPEKTEFGENEWYFFSPRERKYPNGVRPNRAAVSGYWKATGTDKAIHSGTSNVGVKKALVFYKGRPPKGIKTDWIMHEYRLHDSRKASTKRSGSMRLDEWVLCRIYKKRGAGRLLDEKESFVDEVLMNEATVVVDDEVERRNEEEITMMTSTTKLPRTCSLAHLLEMDYMGPISHILTDNFSQLDHHLHQPDSESGWFGDLQFNQDEILNHHRQAMFKF
- the LOC104750786 gene encoding cytochrome P450 704B1-like, translated to MSMCLVVACMVTSWIFLHIWGQRNKSGPKTWPLVGAAIEQLTNFDRMHDWLVEYLYKSRTVVVPMPFTTYTYIADPINVEYVLKTNFSNYPKGETYHSYMEVLLGDGIFNSDGELWRKQRKTASFEFASKNLRDFSTVVFKEYSLKLFNILSQASFKDQQVDMQELLMRMTLDSICKVGFGVEIGTLAPELPENRFAKAFDTANIIVTLRFIDPLWKLKKFLNIGSEALLGKSIKVVNDFTYSVIRRRKAELLEAQKSPANNNNNKIKHDILSRFIEISDDPDSKETEKSLRDIVLNFVIAGRDTTATTLTWAIYMIMMNEHVAEKLYSELQELEREREEEIHTPSRHYETEDFESFNERVTQFAGLLNYDSLGKLHYLHAVLTETLRLYPAVPQDPKGVLEDDMLPNGTKVKAGGMVTYVPYSMGRMEYNWGSDAASFKPERWLKDGIFQNASPFKFTAFQAGPRICLGKDSAYLQMKMAMAILCRFYKFHLVPNHPVKYRMMTILSMAHGLKVTVTRRS